A single region of the Nitrospira sp. genome encodes:
- a CDS encoding tetratricopeptide repeat protein, translating into MDIEAFRQMVVKNPKGFLGRYGLGNKILQEGGNLEEAVEHLRVAVQLDPVHVASHLALGRALIGVGRPDEAKPVLQAGIDASASGRANGGRDLVPEMQMIIQGLR; encoded by the coding sequence ATGGACATTGAAGCCTTTCGTCAAATGGTCGTCAAAAACCCCAAGGGGTTCCTCGGGCGCTACGGCCTGGGCAATAAAATTCTGCAGGAAGGCGGCAATCTGGAAGAAGCCGTTGAACACCTGCGCGTCGCCGTGCAACTGGATCCGGTGCATGTCGCGTCCCACCTGGCCCTCGGACGTGCCCTGATCGGTGTGGGACGGCCGGACGAAGCCAAGCCCGTGCTACAAGCCGGTATCGACGCCTCCGCCTCCGGACGAGCCAATGGCGGGCGCGACCTCGTCCCTGAAATGCAGATGATCATCCAAGGGCTACGCTAA
- a CDS encoding acyloxyacyl hydrolase, translating into MLLRALWLLLIVGAIATPAQATESVAPQITVGTQEVGLSAGYLLPHRLTQDHTTKQQGVALMPSWMMTVTDPMGDSWYRGQISLGAEVVYIQFQEPFLTHGMGFTPKIKYTMVAHDRIHPYAEFAGGPFWTDLAGKIPEESSRFNFILTAGFGCSFFLTPQTSLNIGYRFHHISNAGTRYPNLGLNSSLPFGGFSFYF; encoded by the coding sequence GTGCTGCTGCGTGCCCTTTGGTTGCTCCTCATAGTCGGCGCCATCGCCACTCCGGCACAGGCGACGGAATCCGTGGCTCCTCAGATCACGGTCGGCACCCAGGAAGTCGGCCTCTCCGCGGGCTACCTCCTCCCGCACCGCCTCACGCAAGATCACACGACCAAGCAGCAGGGCGTTGCCTTGATGCCGTCCTGGATGATGACCGTGACCGATCCCATGGGCGACAGCTGGTACCGCGGACAGATTTCACTGGGCGCCGAGGTGGTCTACATCCAGTTTCAAGAACCCTTTCTCACGCACGGCATGGGCTTTACGCCCAAGATCAAGTACACCATGGTCGCCCACGATCGTATTCATCCCTATGCTGAATTTGCCGGCGGTCCGTTCTGGACCGACCTCGCCGGCAAGATTCCCGAAGAATCCTCGCGGTTCAACTTTATTCTGACCGCGGGATTTGGCTGCTCGTTCTTCCTGACGCCCCAGACCTCACTCAACATCGGCTATCGGTTCCACCATATTTCCAACGCCGGCACGCGGTATCCCAACTTGGGGCTCAACTCCAGCTTGCCGTTCGGCGGATTTTCGTTTTACTTCTGA